In Halobacteriovorax marinus SJ, the following proteins share a genomic window:
- a CDS encoding ParB/RepB/Spo0J family partition protein → MAKSFAPRVSKKKRKTIDLSENLNRDLIKLADDRLLSGAKLDEILIKDIIVKEQVRTKFNDASIKELAANIKVNGLIQPLVLYKTKKGYTLICGERRYRAMTSINMKKCPCFVLENKTEEELMAIQFSENSSREALHYIDKADGILNYQKATKASERKICAALGISKSEVHRSLLIARMPAKLREAAKIHNIEKYVLLELDALEKSPLKTKLTKLVHTGEITKRSQLKKAIKGGVVAAGTKKKASTSSAKKKKATLPKGLTASAFLKAMNMKQKDLKLDKKTKDILKALVEETKDMVDQ, encoded by the coding sequence ATGGCAAAGTCATTCGCGCCTAGAGTTTCAAAAAAGAAGAGAAAGACAATCGATCTTTCAGAGAATTTAAATCGTGATCTAATTAAGTTAGCCGATGATAGACTTCTATCGGGTGCAAAGTTAGATGAAATTCTTATTAAAGATATTATTGTAAAAGAGCAGGTTAGAACTAAGTTTAACGATGCTTCAATTAAAGAATTAGCTGCCAACATTAAAGTTAATGGTCTGATTCAACCACTTGTTCTTTATAAAACAAAGAAGGGATATACCTTAATTTGTGGTGAAAGAAGATATAGAGCAATGACTTCTATCAATATGAAGAAGTGTCCTTGCTTTGTTCTTGAGAATAAGACCGAAGAAGAATTGATGGCAATTCAATTCTCTGAAAACTCTTCAAGAGAAGCACTTCACTATATTGATAAGGCCGATGGTATTTTAAATTATCAAAAGGCAACTAAGGCCAGTGAAAGAAAAATCTGTGCTGCCCTTGGTATTTCAAAATCAGAAGTTCATAGATCACTTCTAATTGCTAGAATGCCTGCTAAGCTTAGAGAAGCTGCTAAGATCCACAATATTGAAAAATATGTTCTCTTAGAGCTTGATGCTCTTGAGAAATCTCCACTAAAGACAAAGCTAACTAAGCTTGTTCACACTGGAGAGATTACAAAGAGGTCACAACTTAAGAAAGCGATTAAGGGTGGTGTTGTCGCTGCAGGTACTAAGAAGAAAGCATCGACTTCTTCAGCAAAGAAGAAGAAGGCAACTCTTCCAAAAGGTCTTACGGCCAGTGCTTTCCTAAAGGCCATGAATAT
- a CDS encoding ParA family protein, whose protein sequence is MEVITVANNKGGVGKTMQCYQLVCHLAHQGNKVLVIDLDSQANLSSTLGVQIQRTLIPEWLIGDVPAEDVVVKAEGDAEFYDNITLVPSSRHLANLSKLLILSEGEIRRDAGRKERLLRLRLQEVAEDYDYVVIDTPPMLGDELIMALVASNRILIPTQAQDYSIDGLEELMDTFEIIKETENPGLDFSIIPSMVDTRRKIEQQRIVELSQSFNITPPIRNLVQMQESISMRKPVFMMGNSSRGKQDYDALWESLNL, encoded by the coding sequence ATGGAAGTTATCACAGTTGCCAATAATAAAGGCGGTGTTGGTAAAACAATGCAGTGTTATCAATTGGTATGTCACTTGGCCCACCAAGGAAATAAGGTTCTCGTAATTGACCTTGATTCTCAGGCCAACCTAAGTTCAACACTCGGAGTGCAAATTCAAAGAACTCTTATCCCTGAGTGGCTAATTGGCGATGTTCCTGCTGAGGATGTTGTTGTTAAGGCCGAAGGTGATGCTGAGTTTTACGACAATATAACGCTTGTTCCGTCGAGTAGACATCTTGCAAACCTCTCTAAGCTACTTATTCTTTCTGAAGGTGAGATTAGAAGAGATGCAGGAAGAAAAGAGCGTCTACTTAGATTAAGACTTCAAGAAGTTGCAGAAGATTATGACTATGTTGTTATCGACACACCTCCAATGCTTGGAGACGAGTTGATTATGGCGCTAGTTGCTTCTAATAGAATTCTTATTCCTACTCAAGCTCAAGATTATTCTATCGATGGTCTTGAAGAGTTAATGGATACTTTCGAGATTATTAAAGAGACAGAGAACCCTGGTTTAGATTTCTCAATTATCCCATCAATGGTTGATACGAGAAGAAAGATTGAGCAACAAAGGATTGTTGAACTTTCACAGTCTTTCAATATCACGCCACCTATTAGAAACCTTGTTCAAATGCAGGAGTCTATCTCAATGAGAAAGCCTGTTTTTATGATGGGTAATAGTAGTAGAGGGAAGCAGGATTATGATGCTCTTTGGGAGTCTCTTAATTTATAG
- a CDS encoding rhodanese-like domain-containing protein: MIKSINSTELKAMLDANEELVLIDCREQEEWDEGHIAGAKFIPLSQFPDLYANELKDKSANLILQCRSGRRSLNACQFLLGEDFENLTNLEDGILGWQNNGYEIVK; the protein is encoded by the coding sequence ATGATCAAATCTATCAACTCAACTGAGCTTAAGGCCATGCTTGATGCTAATGAAGAACTCGTTTTAATTGACTGTCGTGAACAGGAAGAATGGGACGAAGGTCATATTGCTGGAGCGAAGTTTATTCCACTTAGCCAGTTTCCAGATCTCTATGCAAATGAATTAAAAGATAAGAGTGCTAACCTCATTCTTCAATGTAGAAGTGGAAGAAGAAGCCTCAATGCCTGTCAATTTCTTCTTGGAGAAGATTTTGAAAACCTAACTAATCTAGAAGATGGAATTCTTGGTTGGCAAAATAACGGATACGAAATCGTAAAGTAA
- the nadA gene encoding quinolinate synthase NadA codes for MLNLFEEDKKDHLPLISEEELSDEEVLVELKKIKEELKDKVVVLGHHYQQDDVIQFADVTGDSLKLAQDAEKLDKPYIVFCGVHFMAETADMLTSDNQKVILPDLRAGCSMADMANREQIDKAWEFMKSSTEEKIVPITYINCSAALKAFVGENDGSICTSSNARTIIEWAFKEGQKLLFFPDQHLGRNTCAEMGIGLDEMVIYNPNMYNGGLTAEQIAKAKVILWYGYCSVHQGFTAAQVENIKKERPQTTVIVHPECSHDVVKAAHDNGSTAYIINKIKDAPAGSSFAVGTEINLVNRLAQNFPDKEIISLSPYQCLCTTMYRVRPRWLLASFRAIKEDKPINVIQVDKKTTELSLKALSKMLELS; via the coding sequence ATGCTCAACTTGTTTGAAGAAGATAAGAAAGACCACCTACCATTAATTTCTGAAGAAGAACTTTCTGATGAAGAAGTGCTTGTAGAGTTAAAGAAAATAAAAGAAGAATTAAAAGATAAGGTTGTTGTTCTTGGACATCACTATCAACAAGATGACGTTATTCAATTTGCAGATGTAACGGGCGACTCACTAAAGCTCGCCCAAGATGCAGAGAAGCTTGATAAGCCATACATCGTTTTCTGTGGAGTTCACTTCATGGCGGAAACGGCTGATATGCTCACAAGCGATAATCAAAAAGTAATCCTTCCAGACCTTAGGGCCGGATGCTCTATGGCCGATATGGCAAACCGCGAACAAATCGACAAGGCCTGGGAGTTTATGAAGAGCTCAACAGAAGAAAAAATTGTACCAATTACATACATAAATTGTTCTGCTGCCCTCAAAGCTTTTGTCGGTGAAAACGATGGAAGTATTTGTACTTCTTCAAATGCTAGAACAATTATTGAATGGGCGTTTAAAGAAGGGCAGAAGCTACTCTTTTTCCCTGACCAACATCTAGGAAGAAATACTTGTGCAGAAATGGGAATCGGTCTCGATGAGATGGTTATCTATAATCCTAATATGTACAATGGTGGTTTAACTGCAGAACAAATTGCCAAGGCAAAAGTTATTCTTTGGTACGGCTACTGTTCAGTTCACCAAGGCTTCACTGCTGCTCAGGTAGAGAATATCAAAAAAGAAAGACCGCAAACAACTGTCATCGTCCACCCAGAGTGTTCCCATGATGTGGTAAAGGCGGCACATGACAATGGATCGACAGCTTATATTATTAACAAAATTAAGGATGCTCCCGCTGGTTCAAGCTTTGCTGTTGGAACAGAAATTAATCTCGTCAATAGACTTGCTCAAAACTTTCCTGATAAAGAAATTATCTCACTATCTCCTTACCAATGTCTCTGCACGACAATGTATCGCGTTAGACCTCGCTGGCTACTTGCCAGTTTCAGAGCGATAAAGGAAGATAAGCCAATAAATGTAATTCAAGTAGATAAGAAAACGACAGAGCTTTCACTGAAGGCCCTGAGTAAAATGCTTGAATTAAGTTAA